ATTACCGCGGCTGCTGGCACGAAGTTTGCCGGGGCTTATTCTTCAGGTACCGTCATTATCGTCCCTGACAAAAGAGCTTTACAACCCGAAGGCCTTCTTCACTCACGCGGCATGGCTGGATCAGGCTTGCGCCCATTGTCCAAGATTCCCCACTGCTGCCTCCCGTAGGAGTCTGGGCCGTGTCTCAGTCCCAGTGTGGCTGATCATCCTCTCAGATCAGCTACGGATCGTTGCCTTGGTAGGCCGTTACCCCACCAACTAGCTAATCCGACGCGGGCCCGTCTAAAGGCGATAAATCTTTCCTCGCAAGAGCACATACGGTATTAGCGCAAGTTTCCCTGCGTTGTTCCGTACCTCTAGGAAGGTTCCCACGTGTTACTCACCCGTCTGCCGCTGGTATTGCTACCCGCTCGACTTGCATGTGTTAAGCCTGCCGCCAGCGTTCGTTCTGAGCCAGGATCAAACTCTCAAGTTTGAAACTGGTTTTGATGCAAGCATCAAATCGTTCGCATGCGTACTTAAAAATCGTACCCTCGTGAAAGGGTACTGAATTGACGAGAGTTAATATGTACACTCGATATTTCTATCGAAGCTTTATTGACTCTCATAAGAAACGCATACGACGTATGTTTCTGTTGTCCCGATGGTTACCCATCAGAACCGCCAGGACACAACCGTCTGCGCTTCTCTTTCTTTCGTTTACAATGTCAAACAGCGGGGAGCCTTTCGGCTCCGATAAGCGACAGACAACCTCTTGCCCGGATTCCCTGTTTTGCAGGGAGGCCGGCTTTTGAAGCGCCGTTCGCTCTTGAATTTCCATGGACCGTTAGGCGCTTAACCGCAGCGCCACGGCCCTCAGTGACGCGGCTTATAGGTTCAACGATTGCGAAGTGTCAACATGGTTTTTTAAAAATTTTCAAAATCGTTTATCATTTTGAATTTCAACAGAAAAATATGCTCCCCTTTGTGGAAAAACAGAGGTTAACGGCGCGGTAACTTGTCAAAAATGACCGTTGAGTGACAGCTGGGGGGGTCTGTCTGGGGCAGACAGATCGCTTTGTATGCAGACTCGGTGTGGGCAAAGGCCAAGAATTTCCGACTTTTGCCCGATTTCATGGTTAACCAGAGCTAAAGCTGAAGGTGCGATGCTGGCCCTTGCTCCTATTCAAGCCGCAAGCCAGCCGTTTGCTCCAGATCAAGGCCAGGGCATTGTATATGGGCTAAACGGTTGACAGGGACTGTCATGGGGGGCAAACACCGCGGACTGCCCGTTGCCGGCGCGAATGGGGTGTGTTCTGAAGTTCAAGAGAAGTTTGAGGCTTGACCAAGATACGGCAAAAACGGGAATTGATCAGAAAGCTGGATGATGGCCGGCTGGTACCGGTCGAGCGTGAGTTCGATCCGATTGATCTCGATACCGGCTTCCTCAATGACGATTCCCAACACCGCTGGCTTTTGACCACCTGTATTGCTGGCGTGGCCGGCACCATTCTCATGGGCGGGCTACTGCTCGGCATCTTTGGCCGCAATGCCAGTCCCCTGCCTGCCAATGCTTCAGTTCCGAAACATGGCTCGTTCTGGAACTCATCCAATCCCGCCGCCGACAAGGAAGTGCTGGCGGAACGTGACCTGAAGGGTGGCTATTCCTACCCTGAAGTGAGCCAAGGTGAATTGCCCTACAGCAAGGAGAACACCAAAGTTCTCACTGCAGAAATCGAACCGGACTTTGACAGCGGCAACAATATAACCACCATCACCAAGACGCCACCGCCCGAGCCGGTGGACGAAACCTTTGCCCTGGCCGAAGGCTCAACGCTTTCACAAGAACTCGCCAGCCGCGGTGTGCCAAATGCGGCGGCTGATGCCCTTGTGGCAGCCATCGAGCCGCTGCTGCCGACCAAGCAGATCAAGGCCGGCACCAAATTCGACGTGACCTTTGATCGCCAGATCGACTTCTACGGCCGCGAAGTGACCTTCCCGGTGGTCCTGTCCTTCGACCAGCCCAACAAGGGCACGATCGAAGTCAATGTGGACGAGGACGGGCAGTTTACCGCCTCGATCGACAAGCCGGCTGAACCAGACCAGCCCAAAGTGGCCGTAAAACCAGCAGTCACCCAGTTCCATACCGTGTCGCAAGTGGGCGCCAGCCTCTCGGCCACGGCCCAGGACCAGAAGATCCCGGACTATATCGTGTCCGAATTCATTCATGCCTTCTCCTATGACGTTGACTTCCAGCGCCAGGTCGAAGCGTCCGACACGTTTGAAGTGTTCTACGGCAATCCGCTTTCGGGTTCATCGGCCAAGCGCAAAGTGCTGCATATGGCGAGGCTTACGATCAATGGCCAAACGCGCAGCTTCTACCGCTTCACTACGGCTGACGGCCTGACCGACTATTTCGATGAAAACGGCCATTCTGCTTCCAGCACGCTGATCCGCACGCCCGTCAGCGGCGCGCATTTGACCTCAGGATTTGGCGTGCGCGTCCATCCGCTGCTGGGCTATTCGAAGATGCATACGGGCGTGGACTTCGGCGCGCCATCAGGCACCCCCATTCGTGCCGCTGGTGATGGCACGATCGACCGGGTGGGCCGCGAAAATGGCTATGGCAACACGATCATCATCAGCCACAACAAGAATCTTGAAACGCTTTATGCCCATATGAGCCGCTTTGCCGCCGGCATCCGCGACGGCGTGCATGTGAACCAGGGCCAGGTGATCGGCTATGTCGGCGCCACCGGCCGCGCCACCGGCCCGCATCTGCACTTTGAAGTGCGCATTAATGACCGCCCGGTCAATCCAACGGCTGTTCGTTCCACCGGCGGGCGCCAGCTGGCGGGCAAAGACTTTGCCAGCTTCAAGGCCAACCGCGACAAGGTTCTGGCGATGATGCAAAACGCACCTTCCGCCGTGGATGTGGCGGACGCCAGCAAGCAATAAAATCGCCTGTCTTGAAGTTTGACATATTTTCGTCTTCGCTATATCCGAAAAGATACATCGGAGGAGAACGAGATGAAAAAACTTTTTGCTGCCACTGCTATTTTTGCACTCACTGCCACGTCGGCCTTTGCTGCTGACGTCAATGTTTTTGCTGCCGCCAGCCTGAAAGGCGCGCTGGATGAAATCGGTGCTGCCTACAAAGCCAAATCGGGCAATGGCATTGTGGCCACCTATGCCGCTTCTGGCGCGCTGGCCAAGCAAATCGAAGCTGCCGCACCTGCCGATGTGTTCATTTCCGCTGACAAAAAGTGGATGGATGAGCTGGCTTCAAAGAACCTGATCAAGCCTGATACGCGCCATGACATTGCCGGTAACACGCTGGTCGTTGTGAAGCAGAAGGATGCCAAGATTGACGTGAAGGCCGACAAGCTGGCCGAAGCCTTGGGTGATGAAAAGCTGGTGATCGGCGATCCGAAATCAGTTCCCGCAGGCAATTATGCGCAAGCCACGTTGACCAAGCTGGGTGAGTGGGATGGCCTGCAGAAGAATATCGTGCTGCAGGACAATGTGCGCTCTGCCCTTGCTTTGGTTTCCAAGGGTGAAGCCAAGCTTGGCATCGTCTATGGCAGCGACGTTCTGTCTGATCCCAAGACCGAAGTGGCCGCCACTTTCGCTGACGACAGCCATGCGCCGATCGTTTATCCGGCAGCTGTTGTTGCCGCTTCCGCCAATGATGGTGCGGCGGGCTTCGTAGAATTTTTGCAAAGCCCTGAAGCAGAGGCTATCCTGAAAAAAGATGGCTTCACCACGCTGCACTAAATGAGCACTGAGGAACTCACCTCATTGTATCTCAGCCTCAAGGTGGCGTTCTGCGCCACCTTGTTTTCATTTCCGATTGCGGTGTTGCTGGCGTTTGTGCTGGCCCGCAAGGAATTCTGGGGCAAACCTCTGCTCCATGCCGCGATCCACCTGCCCTTGCTGATGCCGCCGGTGGCCACCGGCTACATGCTGCTGCTGGCCTTCGGCAAGAAGGGCTTTATCGGCACCTCGTTGTGGGACTGGTTTGGCTTCACTTTTGCTTTTCGATGGACCGGCGCTGCGCTGGCAGCGGGGCTGATGGCGCTGCCGCTTTTCGTTCAAACCATACGCGTCGCGATGGAAACGGCAGATCACCGGCTGGAAGGAGCCGCTGCTACGCTAGGTGCTTCGCCGTTGCGGCGGTTTTTCACCATCACCGTGCCGCTTGCGATGCCGGGCATTCTGGCTGGTGCGCTGATTTGCTTTGTAAAGGCGCTGGGCGAATTCGGTGCGACTATCACTTTTGTTTCCAACATTCCCGGCGAGACGCAAACGCTGGCGCTGGCGATCTATTCATTCCTGCAAACACCGGCGGGTGATTCCGCGGCCTTCCGGCTGATCGGGCTTTCCATCGTGCTGGCTTTCTCAGCCCTTCTGTTGGCCGATTATGTGAGCCGTGCCATGCAGAAGCGTTTGAAGGGATAAGCCATGCTGCGCTTTGACCTGACCAAGATTCTGGGCGCCAAGCATTTCCATTTTGTTGGCGAGGCGGGTGAAGGTGTTACCGCTGTGGTGGGCCCATCTGGTGCCGGCAAGACCACGCTTCTGAACATGATCGCAGGGCTCATCAAACCCGATAGCGGTCAGCTCTCGTTCAATGGCACCGACATTACCCGCCTACCCCCGCATCTGCGCCGCATCGGATATGTGATGCAGGACCAATTGCTGTTTCCGCATATGAGCGTGGAAGGCAATCTGCGATATGGCCTGCGCGAAGGGCAAATCACCTTTGACGCGCTGGTTCATTTCATGGCGCTGGAAGCTTTGCTGGCGCGGCGGCCCGCCAATCTCTCCGGTGGTGAAAAGCAGCGCGTGGCTTTGGGCCGCACATTGTTGAGCCAGCCGCAATTGCTGCTGCTGGATGAGCCGCTGGCCAATCTGGACCAGGACCGCAAAAACGAAATCCTGCCCTATCTCGAAAGCCTGCAAAGCCGGTTCAACATTCCAACGTTGTTTGTTTCTCACAATGCGAATGAAGTGCAGCGGCTGGCAGACCGCTTTCTGCATGTGGCTGAGGGGCAGATTATTTCAGGTTCTTGAAGGCAGTTTCGGACTCGGCCGCCACTTTCAGCGCCAGGTTCTGATAGGTGGCCACAATCTTCTGGCCGAAGGCCGTGACCTTGGCGCCGCCGCCGCCCGCACCACCCGCCGCCGTTTCCACACAGGGCTGCGAGAACATCTTGTTCATCTCGTCAATCAACAGCCAGGCACGGCGGTAAGACATATCCATCTTCTTCGCCGCCTGCGAGATCGAGCCCGTCTCCAGCACATGTTCCAACAGTTCCACCTTGCCGGGTCCAAGGCGGTGGCCGCCGAAATCGAGCTTGAGAAGGGGCGTGGGCATGATCTAACTAAGCACAATAAAAATAATAATTCATCGGGAAATCGGGAACGCCCTTCGCTTGAAAACACTGGTCATCATCAACCCCACTGCCGGCGGCGGTCGCGCCGGGCGGCAATGGCTGCAACATGCGCCTGCGCTACAGAATGCGATCGGGGCGTTTGACACGGCCTTCACTTCGCTGGCCACGGGTGCGATTGCGCTGGCTGGTGATGCGGCGACGCAAGGATATGAGCGGGTGATCGCCATTGGTGGCGACGGCACGGTGAATGAAGTGGTGAACGGGCTGGCACGGGCTTCTGGTGACAGGCCTGTGGTACCCCTGCTTGGTGTCATAGGCATGGGCACCGGCAATGATTTCGCGCGCGCCAATGGCATCAAGGGCGGATGGAAGGCCGGCATTGTAGCCTTGCGCGAGGGTGCGCCGCGTGTGGTGGATCTGGGCCTCGTGCATTTTACCGGTGCTGATGGCGCCAAGGCCAGCCGCTGGTTTGCCAATTGCGCGGATCTCGGCCTGATCGGCGAAGTGGTGGCCGATGCGCAGGATTCGAAACTGCGCCGCATGCTGGGCAGCAAGCTGGCCTATCCGCTGCATGCCGTGTTGGTGTTGCGCCGCTATAAGGGCCACCGCATTAAATATGAGGCGGAGGATGGCACTTCGCATGAGCGCGAGATTCTTGCTGTCGCTGTTGCCAATGGGCGCACATTTGGCGGCGGGATGAAGATCGCGCCCGCTGCGAAACTCGATGACGGTTTGCTCGATGTGATCGTGATCGCCAAAGAGCCCCGCGTGCGCGCCACAGATTTGCGGCTGCTCTATGCCGGCACGCATTTGAATCTTCCAGCGATCACCCACTTCCAAACGCGGCGGGTACGCTTTGAAACAGTGGATGGCAGCACCATGCTGTGCGACGCCGATGGCGAGCTGCTGGGGAAGGCGCCGTGCGAGATTGAAGTGGTGAAGGGGAAGATCAAGGTTGTGGGGGTTAGCGGATGAAGCCCCTTTCGCTGCACGCGGCGATGCGCTAGCGCTGAATTGTTAGGGGACGTCATGACAACAGCAGCTTTTCTTCTTCTCGCCGGCCGGGTGATCCTTGGCCTGTTTTTTGTGATCGCTGGCATCCGCAACTTCTTGCGCTTCAGCGACCGCATCAAGATGGACACCAATTACGGGTGGAAAATTCCAACCCCGGTGATGGCGCTGGGCTTTGCCAGCCAGCTGATCGGCGGACTTTCCGTGGTGTTCGGGCTCTATCCGGCCTGGGGCGCTGCGCTGCTGATCCTGTTTCTGATCAGCGCTACGGCCCTCTATCACAACTTCATGCTGTTTGAGGGTGAAGCGCGGTTGCCGCATCTTTACTTCACCCTCGTCAACATTGCCTTGTGCGGCTATTGCCTGATGATCATCGGGCTTTCGCTTTAATGCACCGTCTTCGGCGCTGGCGCCTTGGGGGCCAGTGATGCCGGCGTTTTGCCGTTGAAAGTGAAGGCACCGGATTTCACATCCACCGCCACCTGATCACCATCCTTGATGTTGCCACCGAGGATCTCTTCGGCCAACGGGTCCTGCACCATTTTCTGGATCACGCGCTTTAGAGGGCGTGCACCGTAAGCGGGATCATAGCCCTTCTCGGCCAGTTCCTCGCGCGCGGCGTCTGACAGCTCGATATCGATCTTGCGATCGACAAGCAGGTTCTTCAACCGGGCGATCTGGATATCGACGATGGCGCTCATATTGGCACGCTTCAGGCGGTGGAACAGGATGATGTCATCCAGGCGATTCAGGAATTCCGGCCGGAAGGCCGTCTTCACCACGCCCATGACCTGATCGCGCACAACGTCCACATCCTGATCCTCACCCAGGGCGACGAGGTATTCGGAGCCCAGATTTGACGTCATGATGATCAGCGTGTTCTTGAAATCCACGGTGCGGCCCTGACCATCGGTCAGGCGGCCATCATCGAGGACCTGCAGCAACACATTGAACACATCGGGGTGTGCCTTTTCGACTTCATCGAAGAGTACGACCTGATAGGGCCTGCGGCGCACGGCTTCGGTAAGCGCACCGCCCTCATCGTAACCGACATAGCCGGGAGGCGCGCCGATCAGCCGCGAGACGGAATGCTTCTCCATGTATTCGCTCATGTCGAGGCGCACCATCGCGTGCTCATCGTCAAACAAATACGACGCGAGCGCCTTGGTGAGTTCGGTTTTGCCGACACCTGTTGGACCGAGGAACAGGAAGGAGCCGATGGGTCGGTTCGGATCCTGCAAGCCGGCCCGCGCGCGGCGCACGGCGGTGGCGACGGCTTCAACGGCTTCGGCCTGGCCCACCACGCGGCGGCCCAGTTCGGTTTCCATCTGCAGCAGACGGTCACGCTCGCCGGCCAGCATCTTGTCCACCGGGATGCCGGTCCAGCGCGAGACGACCTGGCCGATATGGGCTTCGGTCACTGCCTCTTCCATCACGCGATCAGCGGATTCGGCTTCAGCTTCCTTGAGCTGCTTTTCGAATGCCGGGATGGTGCCATAGGCGAGTTCACCTGCCTTGGCGAAATCGCCCTTGCGCTGCGCCAGTTCGAGATCACGGCGTGCGGCTTCGAGTTGCTCTTTCAGCTTGGATGCTGAAGCGAGCTTTTCTTTTTCGGACTGCCAATTGCGCGTCATGAGGGCGGATTTTTCTTCC
This genomic interval from Aestuariivirga litoralis contains the following:
- the modB gene encoding molybdate ABC transporter permease subunit, which translates into the protein MSTEELTSLYLSLKVAFCATLFSFPIAVLLAFVLARKEFWGKPLLHAAIHLPLLMPPVATGYMLLLAFGKKGFIGTSLWDWFGFTFAFRWTGAALAAGLMALPLFVQTIRVAMETADHRLEGAAATLGASPLRRFFTITVPLAMPGILAGALICFVKALGEFGATITFVSNIPGETQTLALAIYSFLQTPAGDSAAFRLIGLSIVLAFSALLLADYVSRAMQKRLKG
- a CDS encoding ATP-binding cassette domain-containing protein, whose amino-acid sequence is MLRFDLTKILGAKHFHFVGEAGEGVTAVVGPSGAGKTTLLNMIAGLIKPDSGQLSFNGTDITRLPPHLRRIGYVMQDQLLFPHMSVEGNLRYGLREGQITFDALVHFMALEALLARRPANLSGGEKQRVALGRTLLSQPQLLLLDEPLANLDQDRKNEILPYLESLQSRFNIPTLFVSHNANEVQRLADRFLHVAEGQIISGS
- a CDS encoding M23 family metallopeptidase: MTKIRQKRELIRKLDDGRLVPVEREFDPIDLDTGFLNDDSQHRWLLTTCIAGVAGTILMGGLLLGIFGRNASPLPANASVPKHGSFWNSSNPAADKEVLAERDLKGGYSYPEVSQGELPYSKENTKVLTAEIEPDFDSGNNITTITKTPPPEPVDETFALAEGSTLSQELASRGVPNAAADALVAAIEPLLPTKQIKAGTKFDVTFDRQIDFYGREVTFPVVLSFDQPNKGTIEVNVDEDGQFTASIDKPAEPDQPKVAVKPAVTQFHTVSQVGASLSATAQDQKIPDYIVSEFIHAFSYDVDFQRQVEASDTFEVFYGNPLSGSSAKRKVLHMARLTINGQTRSFYRFTTADGLTDYFDENGHSASSTLIRTPVSGAHLTSGFGVRVHPLLGYSKMHTGVDFGAPSGTPIRAAGDGTIDRVGRENGYGNTIIISHNKNLETLYAHMSRFAAGIRDGVHVNQGQVIGYVGATGRATGPHLHFEVRINDRPVNPTAVRSTGGRQLAGKDFASFKANRDKVLAMMQNAPSAVDVADASKQ
- a CDS encoding diacylglycerol/lipid kinase family protein; the protein is MKTLVIINPTAGGGRAGRQWLQHAPALQNAIGAFDTAFTSLATGAIALAGDAATQGYERVIAIGGDGTVNEVVNGLARASGDRPVVPLLGVIGMGTGNDFARANGIKGGWKAGIVALREGAPRVVDLGLVHFTGADGAKASRWFANCADLGLIGEVVADAQDSKLRRMLGSKLAYPLHAVLVLRRYKGHRIKYEAEDGTSHEREILAVAVANGRTFGGGMKIAPAAKLDDGLLDVIVIAKEPRVRATDLRLLYAGTHLNLPAITHFQTRRVRFETVDGSTMLCDADGELLGKAPCEIEVVKGKIKVVGVSG
- a CDS encoding DoxX family protein, producing MTTAAFLLLAGRVILGLFFVIAGIRNFLRFSDRIKMDTNYGWKIPTPVMALGFASQLIGGLSVVFGLYPAWGAALLILFLISATALYHNFMLFEGEARLPHLYFTLVNIALCGYCLMIIGLSL
- the modA gene encoding molybdate ABC transporter substrate-binding protein, encoding MKKLFAATAIFALTATSAFAADVNVFAAASLKGALDEIGAAYKAKSGNGIVATYAASGALAKQIEAAAPADVFISADKKWMDELASKNLIKPDTRHDIAGNTLVVVKQKDAKIDVKADKLAEALGDEKLVIGDPKSVPAGNYAQATLTKLGEWDGLQKNIVLQDNVRSALALVSKGEAKLGIVYGSDVLSDPKTEVAATFADDSHAPIVYPAAVVAASANDGAAGFVEFLQSPEAEAILKKDGFTTLH
- a CDS encoding winged helix-turn-helix domain-containing protein, yielding MPTPLLKLDFGGHRLGPGKVELLEHVLETGSISQAAKKMDMSYRRAWLLIDEMNKMFSQPCVETAAGGAGGGGAKVTAFGQKIVATYQNLALKVAAESETAFKNLK